One stretch of Rathayibacter festucae DSM 15932 DNA includes these proteins:
- a CDS encoding AI-2E family transporter, whose translation MRLGRSRRTSGARDAVRAAAAPERAPQPRPLDPDAAFVSTGMRIAGAWAWRILVVAGALAVIGLLVIELRLIVIPLLLAIVIAALLVPFSTFLQRHHWPKWLAIVVAELGIVLVIGGLLFLVVTQVTSGFDDLSRQTVQSYDALKSWLLEGPLHLTETDINQYAQQALAAVQQDSGMLVSGALSVGSTVGHVLTGVLLTLFSTLFILIDGPNIWRWVVRLFPHRARSAVDGAGRAGWITLTNFVKVQILVAFVDAVGIGLGSFLLGVPLAIPIGVLVFLGSFVPVIGAVVTGALAVFIALVYNGPVIALILLIVVLGVQQLEGHILQPLIMGSAVKVHPLAVVLAVAGGSIVAGIAGAFFAVPVVATLNVMVNYVASGAWRSPTRTPERVAEEHAD comes from the coding sequence ATGAGACTCGGCCGGTCCCGCCGCACGTCCGGCGCCCGCGACGCCGTCCGCGCCGCCGCGGCTCCCGAGCGGGCTCCGCAGCCCCGCCCGCTCGACCCGGACGCCGCCTTCGTCAGCACCGGGATGCGCATCGCCGGCGCCTGGGCCTGGCGGATCCTCGTGGTCGCAGGCGCCCTCGCCGTGATCGGCCTGCTGGTGATCGAGCTGCGGCTGATCGTCATCCCGCTCCTGCTCGCGATCGTCATCGCGGCGCTGCTCGTGCCGTTCTCGACGTTCCTGCAGCGGCACCACTGGCCCAAGTGGCTCGCGATCGTGGTGGCCGAGCTCGGCATCGTCCTCGTGATCGGCGGCCTGCTCTTCCTCGTCGTCACCCAGGTCACCTCCGGCTTCGACGACCTCAGTCGCCAGACCGTGCAGTCCTACGACGCCCTGAAGTCGTGGCTGCTCGAGGGGCCGCTGCACCTGACCGAGACCGACATCAACCAGTACGCGCAGCAGGCGCTCGCCGCCGTGCAGCAGGACTCGGGGATGCTCGTCAGCGGCGCGCTGAGCGTCGGCTCGACGGTCGGGCACGTGCTCACCGGCGTGCTGCTGACCCTGTTCTCGACCCTCTTCATCCTGATCGACGGTCCGAACATCTGGCGCTGGGTCGTGCGGCTCTTCCCGCACCGCGCCCGGAGCGCCGTCGACGGGGCCGGCCGCGCGGGCTGGATCACGCTGACCAACTTCGTGAAGGTGCAGATCCTGGTCGCCTTCGTCGACGCGGTGGGCATCGGGCTCGGCTCGTTCCTGCTCGGCGTCCCGCTCGCGATCCCGATCGGCGTGCTGGTCTTCCTCGGCTCCTTCGTGCCCGTGATCGGCGCGGTCGTCACCGGCGCGCTGGCCGTCTTCATCGCTCTGGTCTACAACGGACCGGTCATCGCGCTGATCCTGCTGATCGTCGTCCTCGGCGTGCAGCAGCTCGAGGGGCACATCCTCCAGCCCCTGATCATGGGCTCCGCCGTCAAGGTGCACCCGCTCGCCGTCGTCCTCGCGGTCGCCGGCGGCTCGATCGTCGCGGGCATCGCGGGCGCGTTCTTCGCGGTCCCCGTGGTCGCGACCCTCAACGTCATGGTCAACTACGTCGCGAGCGGAGCCTGGCGCTCGCCGACCCGAACCCCCGAGAGAGTTGCCGAAGAGCATGCAGACTAG
- a CDS encoding TetR/AcrR family transcriptional regulator gives MSGPQERQGTIALALSEKCVALLLERGTTKGVSSIDLAHAAGISLRTFHRYLGGKEDCVRPVLYAAIAAMARELVARPESESLNTALGAAFAAAASGPQLERTLRLMPLLTETPGMRAVWAQSLHDGEAALTPSIAQRMGLPAADEPRAAVLATVVLALVRRALVDAVATGIDPSPVFDEYLTTLDGGPLAAGAPAAP, from the coding sequence ATGAGCGGTCCGCAGGAGCGACAGGGCACCATCGCGCTCGCCCTGTCCGAGAAGTGCGTCGCCCTGCTGCTCGAGCGCGGGACCACCAAGGGCGTCAGCTCGATCGACCTGGCGCACGCCGCCGGCATCTCGCTGCGCACCTTCCACCGCTACCTCGGCGGCAAGGAGGACTGCGTGCGGCCCGTGCTCTACGCGGCCATCGCGGCGATGGCGCGGGAGCTCGTCGCGCGGCCGGAGTCGGAGTCGCTCAACACCGCGCTGGGCGCCGCGTTCGCCGCGGCCGCGTCCGGCCCGCAGCTCGAGCGGACGCTGCGGCTGATGCCGCTGCTCACCGAGACGCCCGGCATGCGGGCGGTCTGGGCGCAGTCGCTGCACGACGGCGAGGCCGCGCTCACCCCGAGCATCGCGCAGCGGATGGGTCTCCCCGCGGCGGACGAGCCGCGCGCTGCCGTGCTCGCGACGGTCGTGCTCGCGCTGGTGCGGCGCGCCCTCGTGGACGCCGTCGCGACGGGCATCGACCCGTCCCCCGTCTTCGACGAGTACCTCACGACGCTCGACGGCGGCCCGCTCGCGGCGGGAGCCCCGGCAGCGCCCTGA
- a CDS encoding uracil-DNA glycosylase, which yields MDLQELAGAGLIDRAWAEALAPVAGDIAAMGDFLRAEVAAGRPYLPAGAQVLRAFAAPLEDVRVLIVGQDPYPTPGHPIGLSFAVDRHVRPLPRSLQNIYRELRGDLGVSPPEHGDLSGWTRSGVLLLNRVLTVAPGAPASHRGKGWERVTEHAIRTLVAREQPLVAILWGRDAANLRPLLGDSGIVESVHPSPLSASRGFFGSRPFSRANELLAERGAEPVDWALLP from the coding sequence TCGCCCCGGTCGCCGGCGACATCGCGGCGATGGGCGACTTCCTCCGCGCGGAGGTGGCGGCAGGGCGGCCCTACCTCCCCGCCGGGGCGCAGGTGCTCCGCGCGTTCGCCGCGCCGCTGGAGGACGTCCGCGTCCTGATCGTCGGGCAGGACCCGTATCCGACACCCGGGCATCCGATCGGGCTGTCCTTCGCCGTGGACCGGCACGTCCGGCCGCTGCCGCGCAGTCTGCAGAACATCTACCGCGAGCTCCGCGGCGACCTCGGTGTCTCCCCGCCCGAGCACGGCGACCTCAGCGGCTGGACGCGCAGCGGCGTGCTGCTGCTCAACCGCGTGCTGACCGTCGCGCCGGGCGCACCCGCCTCGCACCGCGGCAAGGGCTGGGAGCGGGTCACCGAGCACGCGATCCGCACGCTCGTCGCCCGCGAGCAGCCGCTCGTCGCGATCCTCTGGGGGCGCGACGCGGCGAACCTCCGGCCGCTGCTGGGCGACTCCGGGATCGTCGAGAGCGTTCATCCCAGCCCGCTGTCCGCCTCCCGCGGCTTCTTCGGCTCGCGCCCGTTCAGCCGCGCGAACGAGCTGCTCGCCGAGCGCGGGGCCGAGCCCGTCGACTGGGCGCTCCTGCCCTGA
- a CDS encoding winged helix-turn-helix domain-containing protein — protein MTEQLSPALARRIALAAQGFGAAPPPRVGTRQILGVIDRIRPLQLDSVNVFERSHYLPVLARLGPYDRALLDAVAFSPKGHYLEYWAHEAALIRRADLPLYRWRMEHYRRVRLPEHEGWAAENRSTLDWLRAALADGPLRASEIEHEANTRTGPWWGWSDMKRGLEVLFRWGEVVTAGRTRFERSYALAEQVLPREVLDAQVSTEDAVRELVRRSALALGVGTLGDLADYHRLLKAPTLAAVHDLVDAGELVPVEVRGWERSGRPLPLWRHTAARRPRELRADALLSPFDPVVWHRPRAELFFDFHYRIEIYTPAAQRVHGYYVLPVLLDDVIAARVDLKSDRQNGVLRVQAAWREPGAPPDTAERLAALLVAAAHWQGLDSVDVVGRGTLAPELLVALTTGHREVLA, from the coding sequence ATGACCGAGCAGCTCAGCCCCGCGCTCGCGCGCCGCATCGCCCTGGCCGCCCAGGGCTTCGGTGCCGCGCCGCCGCCGCGGGTCGGCACGCGGCAGATCCTCGGCGTGATCGACCGGATCCGCCCGCTGCAGCTCGACTCGGTCAACGTCTTCGAGCGGAGCCACTACCTCCCCGTCCTCGCCCGGCTCGGCCCCTACGACCGCGCCCTCCTCGACGCGGTGGCGTTCTCGCCGAAGGGCCACTACCTCGAGTACTGGGCGCACGAGGCGGCGCTGATCCGCCGCGCCGACCTCCCGCTCTACCGCTGGCGGATGGAGCACTACCGCCGCGTCCGCCTGCCCGAGCACGAGGGCTGGGCGGCCGAGAACCGGTCCACGCTCGACTGGCTGCGCGCGGCCCTCGCCGACGGCCCGCTCCGCGCGTCGGAGATCGAGCACGAGGCCAACACCCGGACCGGTCCGTGGTGGGGCTGGTCCGACATGAAGCGCGGGCTCGAGGTGCTCTTCCGCTGGGGCGAGGTGGTGACCGCCGGGCGCACGCGCTTCGAGCGCTCCTACGCGCTCGCCGAGCAGGTGCTGCCCCGCGAGGTGCTCGACGCCCAGGTCTCCACCGAGGACGCGGTCCGCGAGCTGGTGCGCCGCTCCGCCCTCGCACTCGGCGTCGGGACGCTCGGCGATCTGGCCGACTACCACCGGCTGCTGAAGGCGCCGACCCTGGCGGCCGTGCACGATCTGGTCGACGCGGGCGAGCTGGTGCCGGTCGAGGTCCGCGGCTGGGAGCGCTCGGGGCGCCCGCTGCCCCTCTGGCGGCACACGGCGGCGCGGCGACCGCGCGAGCTGCGGGCCGACGCACTGCTCTCGCCCTTCGACCCCGTGGTCTGGCACCGCCCGCGCGCTGAGCTCTTCTTCGACTTCCACTACCGGATCGAGATCTACACCCCCGCGGCGCAGCGCGTGCACGGCTACTACGTGCTGCCCGTGCTGCTCGACGACGTGATCGCGGCGCGCGTGGACCTCAAGAGCGACCGGCAGAACGGCGTGCTGCGGGTGCAGGCGGCCTGGCGCGAGCCCGGAGCGCCGCCGGACACGGCCGAGCGCCTCGCTGCGCTGCTCGTCGCCGCCGCGCACTGGCAGGGGCTCGACAGCGTCGACGTCGTCGGGCGGGGCACTCTCGCGCCCGAGCTCCTCGTCGCCCTCACCACCGGCCACCGGGAGGTCCTCGCATGA
- a CDS encoding ABC transporter substrate-binding protein encodes MTTQRFPRAGVLAAATAALALTLTACSGDAGASSGDASVDASTATSAADLGGLDALVEAAKAEGELNVIALPDNWANYGELISGFEDEYGITVNSADPDVSSAEEISTAQNLAGQDTAPDVFDLGAAVALANTDLFAPYKVETWDDIPEGNREDTGLWVNDYTGLMSIGYDADAVPAPESLDDLLGADYRGSVAINGDPTQAGAAAAAVQLAALQSGGSADDVQPGIDFFEKLNDAGNFLPLDPTDATVASGETPVVFDWSYNNLAAAKANEGTREWTTTVLPGTAVGSYYNQAINADAPHPAAARLWQEYLYSDAAQNLYLAAGAYPVRLAAMVDAGTVDKDALDAVGAAPEDLVQFTSEQTEAASALLAEKWGAAIQ; translated from the coding sequence TTGACGACCCAGCGCTTCCCCCGCGCCGGCGTGCTCGCCGCCGCGACCGCCGCTCTCGCTCTCACCCTGACCGCCTGCTCCGGCGACGCCGGCGCCTCGTCCGGCGACGCGTCCGTCGACGCCTCGACCGCGACCTCCGCCGCCGACCTCGGCGGGCTCGACGCCCTGGTCGAGGCTGCGAAGGCCGAGGGCGAGCTCAACGTGATCGCGCTGCCCGACAACTGGGCCAACTACGGCGAGCTCATCTCGGGCTTCGAGGACGAGTACGGCATCACCGTCAACTCGGCCGACCCGGACGTCTCCTCCGCCGAGGAGATCAGCACCGCGCAGAACCTGGCCGGCCAGGACACCGCGCCGGACGTCTTCGACCTCGGTGCCGCCGTGGCCCTCGCCAACACCGACCTCTTCGCGCCGTACAAGGTCGAGACCTGGGACGACATCCCCGAGGGCAACCGCGAGGACACCGGCCTCTGGGTGAACGACTACACCGGCCTGATGTCGATCGGCTACGACGCCGACGCCGTGCCCGCGCCCGAGTCGCTCGACGACCTGCTCGGCGCCGACTACCGCGGCTCCGTCGCGATCAACGGCGACCCGACCCAGGCCGGTGCCGCGGCGGCCGCCGTGCAGCTCGCCGCCCTGCAGTCGGGCGGCTCGGCCGACGACGTCCAGCCCGGCATCGACTTCTTCGAGAAGCTGAACGACGCGGGCAACTTCCTGCCGCTGGATCCGACCGACGCGACCGTCGCCTCCGGCGAGACCCCGGTCGTCTTCGACTGGAGCTACAACAACCTCGCCGCCGCGAAGGCGAACGAGGGCACTCGCGAGTGGACGACGACGGTGCTGCCCGGCACCGCGGTCGGCAGCTACTACAACCAGGCGATCAACGCCGACGCGCCGCACCCGGCCGCCGCGCGCCTCTGGCAGGAGTACCTCTACTCCGACGCCGCGCAGAACCTCTACCTCGCGGCCGGCGCCTACCCGGTGCGCCTGGCGGCCATGGTCGACGCCGGCACGGTGGACAAGGACGCCCTCGACGCCGTCGGCGCCGCTCCGGAGGACCTCGTCCAGTTCACCTCCGAGCAGACCGAGGCCGCCTCGGCCCTGCTGGCCGAGAAGTGGGGCGCGGCGATCCAGTGA
- a CDS encoding ABC transporter ATP-binding protein, whose product MTAPLSPGARVRFLDVARHFGAARALDGVSFDVAPGEFIALLGPSGCGKTTALRALSGLERIDSGRILVDERDVADLPVARRDMGMVFQSYSLFPHLRARENVEFGLRTRGVAAKERRTAAQDALDLVGLGALGDRYAHQLSGGQQQRVALARALVTRPRVLLLDEPLSALDAKVRVQLRDEIKRLQSEIGITTFFVTHDQEEALAVADRVAVMNAGRIEQLGAPEDLYARPSSPFVAHFVGLSNVVPGVVSSGAVSVLGARLPLVDGAAVDGAVSAFLRPEDIEIVPGGAPGDLPAVVLATSFLGPVRRSTVRTEQGDELVVQHAAGIRLEPGERVGLALARRPVAVRAAS is encoded by the coding sequence GTGACCGCGCCCCTCTCCCCGGGCGCCCGCGTCCGCTTCCTCGACGTCGCCCGGCACTTCGGCGCGGCCAGAGCCCTCGACGGCGTCTCGTTCGACGTGGCGCCGGGGGAGTTCATCGCCCTGCTCGGCCCCTCGGGCTGCGGCAAGACCACCGCTCTCCGCGCCCTCAGCGGGCTCGAGCGGATCGACTCCGGCCGCATCCTGGTCGACGAGCGCGACGTCGCCGATCTGCCGGTCGCCCGCCGCGACATGGGCATGGTCTTCCAGTCCTACTCGCTCTTCCCGCACCTGCGCGCCCGCGAGAACGTGGAGTTCGGCCTGCGCACCCGCGGTGTCGCGGCGAAGGAGCGGCGGACGGCCGCCCAGGACGCGCTCGACCTGGTCGGCCTCGGCGCCCTGGGCGACCGCTACGCGCACCAGCTCTCCGGCGGGCAGCAGCAGCGGGTGGCGCTGGCGCGGGCGCTCGTCACCCGCCCCCGGGTGCTGCTCCTGGACGAGCCGCTCTCCGCGCTGGACGCGAAGGTCCGCGTGCAGCTGCGCGACGAGATCAAGCGGCTGCAGTCCGAGATCGGCATCACCACCTTCTTCGTCACCCACGACCAGGAGGAGGCGCTCGCCGTCGCCGACCGGGTCGCGGTGATGAACGCGGGACGGATCGAGCAGCTCGGCGCGCCGGAGGACCTCTACGCCCGGCCGTCGTCGCCGTTCGTCGCCCACTTCGTCGGGCTCTCGAACGTCGTGCCGGGGGTCGTCTCGAGCGGGGCCGTCTCCGTGCTCGGCGCGCGCCTGCCCCTGGTGGACGGCGCGGCCGTCGACGGCGCCGTCTCGGCGTTCCTCCGGCCCGAGGACATCGAGATCGTGCCGGGCGGCGCTCCGGGCGATCTGCCTGCCGTGGTCCTCGCGACCAGCTTCCTCGGACCGGTGCGCCGCTCCACGGTCCGCACCGAGCAGGGGGACGAGCTCGTCGTCCAGCACGCGGCCGGGATCCGGCTCGAGCCGGGGGAGCGGGTCGGCCTCGCGCTCGCGCGGCGGCCGGTGGCCGTCCGCGCGGCCTCGTGA
- a CDS encoding ABC transporter permease: MTRALSRIVLVVTGLAFAVPLIAMAEFTLRGAGGYDLSHWTAILDPQNERGYRALFQGIGNSLILAVVTALIVLVLLVPTMLLVEIRLPRLRRALELVCLLPLTVPAIVLVVGLAPVYSVITRLVGSAPWTLALAYGVLVLPYAYRAIAADLAGLDAITLSEAARSLGAGPVGVLVRVLLPNLRRGLVAAALITVAVVLGEYTIASLLSRTTLQTGLVQVSKQDAYVAVIFSLLSLLFAFALLLGIGRLARIGLVATGRRASKGTS, translated from the coding sequence GTGACCCGCGCTCTCTCCCGCATCGTCCTGGTCGTCACCGGCCTCGCCTTCGCGGTACCGCTGATCGCGATGGCGGAGTTCACCCTCCGCGGCGCCGGCGGCTACGACCTCTCGCACTGGACCGCGATCCTCGACCCGCAGAACGAGCGCGGCTACCGCGCGCTCTTCCAGGGCATCGGCAACTCGCTGATCCTCGCGGTCGTCACCGCCCTGATCGTGCTCGTGCTGCTGGTGCCGACGATGCTCCTCGTAGAGATCCGCCTGCCGCGCCTGCGCCGGGCGCTCGAGCTGGTCTGCCTGCTGCCGCTGACCGTCCCCGCGATCGTGCTGGTCGTCGGGCTGGCCCCGGTCTACTCGGTGATCACCCGGCTCGTCGGCTCGGCCCCCTGGACGCTCGCGCTCGCCTACGGCGTGCTCGTGCTGCCCTACGCCTACCGCGCGATCGCCGCGGACCTCGCCGGGCTCGACGCGATCACGCTCTCGGAGGCCGCCCGCTCGCTGGGCGCCGGCCCGGTCGGCGTGCTCGTCCGGGTGCTGCTGCCGAACCTGCGCCGCGGTCTCGTCGCCGCCGCGCTGATCACGGTCGCCGTGGTCCTCGGCGAGTACACCATCGCCTCGCTGCTCAGCCGGACCACCCTGCAGACCGGTCTCGTGCAGGTGTCGAAGCAGGACGCCTACGTCGCCGTGATCTTCTCCCTCCTCTCCCTCCTGTTCGCCTTCGCCCTGCTGCTCGGGATCGGCCGCCTCGCGCGGATCGGCCTCGTCGCCACCGGGCGCCGCGCCTCGAAAGGCACCTCGTGA
- a CDS encoding ABC transporter permease has translation MTTAAVRAVPGARAPRGRRGLPAALGVAPFAVYVLLFLAVPTVLAVGTGFVDGDGRPTLANVAALGDPVVLSAFGASLGLSALTAVVGAVLGGIVCLALLGADPGGPLRTIVDAAASVLAQFGGVMLAFAFIATIGVQGLVTTLLAGAGVDLYADGVWLYQLPGLILPYLYFQVPLMVLTFLPALEGLRPEWAEANAVLGGGAVSYWWRVAVPVLAPSFLGSVLLLFANAFSSFATAAALISQGAQIVPLQIRAALVSETVLGRENLAGALALGMLLVMIVLMSGYALLQRRARRWQR, from the coding sequence GTGACGACCGCCGCCGTCCGGGCCGTTCCCGGGGCCCGTGCGCCCCGGGGACGGCGCGGTCTCCCCGCAGCGCTCGGCGTCGCTCCGTTCGCGGTGTACGTCCTGCTCTTCCTCGCCGTGCCGACCGTCCTCGCGGTCGGCACGGGCTTCGTGGACGGCGACGGCCGGCCGACGCTCGCGAACGTCGCGGCGCTGGGCGACCCGGTCGTCCTGTCCGCCTTCGGCGCCTCGCTCGGGCTGTCGGCGCTCACCGCCGTCGTCGGCGCGGTCCTCGGCGGCATCGTCTGCCTCGCCCTGCTCGGCGCCGATCCGGGCGGTCCGCTGCGCACGATCGTCGACGCCGCCGCGAGCGTCCTCGCCCAGTTCGGCGGCGTGATGCTCGCCTTCGCCTTCATCGCGACGATCGGCGTGCAGGGGCTGGTCACGACCCTCCTGGCCGGCGCCGGCGTCGACCTCTACGCCGACGGCGTCTGGCTGTACCAGCTGCCCGGGCTGATCCTGCCCTACCTCTACTTCCAGGTGCCGCTGATGGTGCTGACCTTCCTGCCCGCGCTCGAGGGTCTGCGCCCCGAGTGGGCCGAGGCGAACGCCGTGCTCGGCGGGGGAGCGGTGAGCTACTGGTGGCGCGTGGCGGTCCCCGTGCTCGCGCCCTCCTTCCTCGGCTCGGTGCTGCTGCTGTTCGCCAACGCGTTCTCCTCGTTCGCCACGGCCGCGGCGCTGATCAGCCAGGGCGCGCAGATCGTGCCGCTGCAGATCCGCGCGGCGCTCGTCAGCGAGACGGTCCTCGGCCGGGAGAACCTCGCCGGTGCGCTCGCGCTCGGGATGCTCCTCGTGATGATCGTGCTGATGTCCGGCTACGCGCTGCTGCAGCGCCGGGCCCGTCGGTGGCAGCGGTGA
- a CDS encoding GNAT family N-acetyltransferase, which yields MLEEEYEQRRVLPPHLRRAPAPEPEFSFEIREARSADLPDIQEIYNHYVRNTVVTFDEDDSTLKEWRSKFARNQKLGLPFIVAVSPSGQILGYAMVSPWSSKRAYRFTVENSIYLRAASTGKGLGKALMTELLERAKAVGIRQVMAVIADKGAEASLTMHAKYGFVEVGRMGRVGFKFERWLSTVLMQKTLK from the coding sequence ATGCTCGAGGAAGAGTACGAGCAGCGCCGGGTCCTCCCGCCGCACCTGCGCCGGGCGCCCGCCCCCGAGCCGGAGTTCTCCTTCGAGATCCGCGAGGCGCGCAGCGCGGATCTGCCGGACATCCAGGAGATCTACAACCACTACGTCCGGAACACCGTGGTGACCTTCGACGAGGACGACTCGACGCTGAAGGAGTGGCGCTCGAAGTTCGCGCGCAATCAGAAGCTCGGGCTGCCGTTCATCGTCGCCGTGTCGCCGTCGGGGCAGATCCTGGGCTACGCGATGGTGTCGCCGTGGTCGTCCAAGCGCGCCTACCGCTTCACCGTCGAGAACTCGATCTACCTGCGCGCCGCCTCGACCGGCAAGGGCCTCGGCAAGGCGCTGATGACCGAGCTGCTCGAGCGCGCGAAGGCCGTCGGCATCCGCCAGGTCATGGCCGTCATCGCGGACAAGGGGGCGGAGGCGTCGCTGACGATGCACGCGAAGTACGGCTTCGTCGAGGTGGGCCGGATGGGCCGCGTCGGCTTCAAGTTCGAGCGCTGGCTGAGCACCGTGCTGATGCAGAAGACGCTCAAGTAG
- the greA gene encoding transcription elongation factor GreA, translating into MADQPQVTWMTQESYDRLQAEHTELSTNGRLEIAKRIEVAREEGDLKENGGYHAAKDEQGKIEARIRQLTALLREAEIGTPPESHGVVEAGTIITAEIAGDESRFLLGNREMAGESDLDVYSPQSPLGGAIMGLKVGDSTTFEAPNGRNITVKVTNVETWNGH; encoded by the coding sequence ATGGCCGACCAGCCTCAGGTCACCTGGATGACCCAGGAGTCGTACGACCGCCTCCAGGCGGAGCACACCGAGCTGTCCACCAACGGACGCCTCGAGATCGCCAAGCGCATCGAGGTCGCACGCGAGGAGGGCGACCTCAAGGAGAACGGCGGCTACCACGCCGCCAAGGACGAGCAGGGCAAGATCGAGGCGCGCATCCGCCAGCTGACCGCGCTGCTGCGCGAGGCCGAGATCGGCACGCCGCCCGAGAGCCACGGGGTCGTCGAGGCCGGCACGATCATCACCGCCGAGATCGCCGGCGACGAGTCGCGCTTCCTCCTCGGCAACCGCGAGATGGCGGGCGAGAGCGACCTCGACGTCTACAGCCCGCAGAGCCCGCTCGGCGGCGCGATCATGGGCCTGAAGGTCGGCGACTCCACCACCTTCGAGGCCCCCAACGGCCGCAACATCACCGTCAAGGTCACGAACGTCGAGACCTGGAACGGCCACTGA
- the ilvA gene encoding threonine ammonia-lyase: MQTSRVVGPTLSEFEAARTVLAPVIANTPMETSTFLAEVLGSPVFLKCENLQRTGSYKIRGAVFRLSHLTPEERERGVVAASAGNHAQGVAFAARELGIKATIFMPIGVALPKLAATRDYGAEVVLSGHIFNEALAAAAEFAESTGAVFIPPYDHPDVITGQGTIGLEILEQAPGVETLVVPIGGGGLIAGVASAAKQKAAQEGRTLRVIGVQAANAAPYPLSLAAGEPIAITISPTIADGIAVAKPGQLNFEIIREVVDEVVTVEDDDTARALLVLLERAKLVVEPAGAVGIAAILTGKIRNAGRTAVILSGGNIDPLMMERVISRGLAASERYLKMSIGLPDRPGQLARIADLISEANANVVEVLHTRHGRGLQISEVELEISVETRGPEHADRVLQVLRDAGYSPRLSRG; the protein is encoded by the coding sequence ATGCAGACTAGCCGCGTCGTCGGACCGACCCTGAGCGAGTTCGAGGCGGCCCGAACCGTCCTCGCCCCTGTCATCGCGAACACCCCGATGGAGACGAGCACGTTCCTCGCCGAGGTGCTCGGCTCGCCCGTCTTCCTCAAGTGCGAGAACCTGCAGCGCACCGGGTCGTACAAGATCCGCGGCGCCGTGTTCCGGCTCTCGCACCTCACCCCCGAGGAGCGGGAGCGCGGCGTCGTCGCCGCCTCGGCCGGCAACCACGCCCAGGGTGTCGCCTTCGCCGCGCGCGAGCTCGGCATCAAGGCGACCATCTTCATGCCGATCGGCGTCGCGCTGCCCAAGCTCGCGGCGACCCGCGACTACGGCGCGGAGGTGGTGCTCAGCGGGCACATCTTCAACGAGGCGCTCGCCGCGGCGGCCGAGTTCGCCGAGAGCACCGGCGCCGTGTTCATCCCGCCCTACGACCACCCCGACGTGATCACGGGTCAGGGAACCATCGGCCTGGAGATCCTCGAGCAGGCTCCGGGTGTCGAGACGCTCGTCGTGCCCATCGGCGGCGGCGGGCTCATCGCCGGTGTCGCGTCGGCCGCGAAGCAGAAGGCCGCCCAGGAGGGCCGCACGCTGCGCGTGATCGGCGTCCAGGCGGCGAACGCCGCGCCCTACCCGCTCTCGCTCGCGGCCGGCGAGCCGATCGCCATCACGATCTCGCCCACCATCGCCGACGGCATCGCGGTCGCGAAGCCCGGCCAGCTGAACTTCGAGATCATCCGCGAGGTCGTCGACGAGGTCGTCACCGTCGAGGACGACGACACCGCCCGGGCGCTGCTCGTGCTGCTCGAGCGCGCGAAGCTCGTCGTCGAGCCGGCCGGAGCGGTCGGCATCGCCGCGATCCTCACCGGCAAGATCCGGAACGCGGGCCGCACCGCGGTCATCCTCTCCGGCGGCAACATCGATCCGCTGATGATGGAGCGGGTGATCAGCCGGGGGCTCGCCGCCTCCGAGCGCTACCTCAAGATGAGCATCGGCCTGCCGGACCGGCCGGGTCAGCTCGCGCGGATCGCCGACCTGATCTCGGAGGCGAACGCCAACGTCGTCGAGGTGCTGCACACCCGGCACGGCCGCGGCCTGCAGATCAGCGAGGTCGAGCTCGAGATCAGCGTCGAGACGCGCGGCCCCGAGCACGCCGACCGCGTCCTCCAGGTCCTCCGCGACGCCGGCTACAGCCCGCGCCTCTCCCGCGGCTAG
- a CDS encoding LemA family protein, translating to MEWLVPLIVVVVLVVILGIYLWATYNSLVTLNVRVDEAWSDITVQLKRRADLIPNVIDSVKGYASHERQVFESVTRARAETLSAQGPAEASAAEDHMQKALKSIFAVAEAYPQLQASQNFLQLQGELVDSEDRIQSARRFYNGGVREMNTKVTVFPNTLFSRRLGFSEREFFEVGDLAAISEPPRVQF from the coding sequence ATGGAATGGCTCGTCCCGCTCATCGTCGTCGTCGTGCTCGTCGTGATCCTCGGGATCTACCTCTGGGCCACCTACAACTCCCTCGTCACGCTGAACGTCCGCGTCGACGAGGCCTGGAGCGACATCACCGTCCAGCTGAAGCGGCGGGCGGATCTGATCCCGAACGTCATCGACTCGGTGAAGGGCTACGCCTCGCACGAGCGGCAGGTGTTCGAGTCGGTGACCCGCGCCCGGGCCGAGACGCTCTCCGCGCAGGGGCCGGCCGAGGCGTCGGCCGCCGAGGACCACATGCAGAAGGCGCTGAAGTCGATCTTCGCCGTCGCCGAGGCGTACCCGCAGCTGCAGGCCAGCCAGAACTTCCTGCAGCTGCAGGGCGAGCTGGTCGACTCGGAGGACAGGATCCAGTCGGCCCGCCGCTTCTACAACGGCGGCGTGCGCGAGATGAACACCAAGGTCACCGTCTTCCCCAACACGCTCTTCTCCCGCCGCCTCGGCTTCTCCGAGCGCGAGTTCTTCGAGGTCGGCGACCTCGCCGCCATCTCGGAGCCGCCCCGCGTCCAGTTCTGA